A genome region from Candidatus Obscuribacterales bacterium includes the following:
- the dcd gene encoding dCTP deaminase, with protein sequence MIKNDTWIHQMANQGMIAPFESSLVRRLESAGGDRLVISYGLSSYGYDIRLSPAEFRIFRHIPGTVVDPKCFNPDNLVQTQLHQDESGEFFILPAHSYGLGVALEKLSIPDNITVICIGKSTYARCGIIANLTPAEAAWRGHLTLEFSNSSSADCRIYANEGIVQLLFLEGEPCQVSYEARQGKYQDQSETVTIARV encoded by the coding sequence ATGATTAAAAACGATACGTGGATTCATCAAATGGCTAACCAGGGCATGATTGCGCCCTTCGAGTCATCTCTCGTGCGGCGCTTGGAGTCGGCAGGGGGCGATCGCTTGGTGATTAGCTATGGCCTCTCCTCCTACGGCTATGACATTCGCCTATCGCCAGCGGAGTTTCGTATCTTTCGACACATTCCTGGCACCGTGGTCGATCCCAAATGCTTTAATCCAGACAACTTGGTGCAAACTCAGCTCCATCAAGATGAAAGCGGTGAATTTTTCATCCTGCCGGCCCATTCCTATGGTCTAGGTGTTGCCTTGGAAAAACTAAGTATTCCTGACAACATCACCGTAATTTGTATCGGTAAATCTACGTATGCACGCTGTGGTATAATTGCCAACCTAACCCCCGCCGAGGCGGCCTGGCGTGGGCATTTGACCTTAGAATTTTCCAACTCGTCGAGCGCCGACTGTCGCATTTATGCGAACGAGGGGATTGTGCAACTGCTGTTCTTGGAAGGAGAGCCTTGCCAAGTGAGCTATGAAGCTAGGCAGGGCAAATATCAAGATCAGTCTGAGACGGTGACCATTGCACGGGTTTAG